Within Paracoccus jeotgali, the genomic segment ATTTCAAGCTGCCTGCTGTCTGAGAGCAGCCAAGCCGCAAGAACTTCAACCGTTGCGGCCAATTGGTCGGTCTTGCGCAATGAACACTCCCACACTGTTGCGACCCGCCATCCTGTCTCTATCAACTGGTCCCGTATGGCAGCGTCCCGGATCACATTCGCGTCGAACTTCGCCTGCCAGAACTCTGAACGTGTCGATGGAGTGGTTGTGTAACGACAGCCCTCATGGCGGTGCCAGAAGCAGCCATGCACGAAGACGATTGCGTGATGCTTCGGAAACACGAGGTCCGGTCGCCCGGGGACATTTTTCGAATGCAGCCGGTAACGGAAGCCACGCGCATGAAGTGCCCGCCGAAGCACCAGTTCGGGCTTCGTGTCCTTCCCCTTGATCCCGGCCATCATCCGGGAGCGGGTCTGTTTGTCTACGATATCGGTCACGTGCACCCTGGTCTTCGGTCTGGAACCTGGTATACACCGACTGAATGAATTTCGTCAGGAGCCGGATTTGTCAGCCACTTTCGGCATTGTCGATCTGTTTGCCGGTCCAGGCGGACTTGGCGAGGGCTTTGCCTCCCTCGTCGAGGATGGACATGCGCCGTTCCGGATCGGCATCTCGGTCGAGAAAGAGGCATCGGCTCATCGCACCCTGACGCTGCGCGCGTTCCTGCGTGAATACCAGGCGCTTCACGGCGCCTTGCCCGACCAGTTCATCGATTTTCATGCGGGGCTTGTCCCCGAGCCGGATTGGTCAGCAGTCGACGCCGAAGCGTGGCAGCTTGCCATTGATGAGGCTCGTGCACTCGAACTCGGCACTGAGGCAGCTGCGACGGCGATTGACGGTGCCATCGCGAAGCTGCGCAAAAACCATGACGATACGATTCTGATCGGCGGACCGCCCTGTCAGGCTTATTCCCTGGTCGGGCGTGCGCGGGCCAAGGGCAAGATCGGCTATGTGCCTGAAGAAGATGAGCGGCACTACCTGTTCCGAGAGTACATCCGCGTGCTCGACAGGCTTCGTCCCGCTGCTTTCGTGATGGAAAACGTCAAGGGCATGCTCTCCTCGACTGTTGAAAGCCGACTTGTCTTCGAGATGCTGATGGAGGACCTGTCCTCGCTTGGTACGGGCCAAGGTCATCACTACGATCTGCTGGCAGTCCGCGTGGTAGATGGAAAAGCCAGCCTGCAAGAAGCAGCGCGACCGTCCGATTTCATTGTGCGTGCTGAGGAATTCGGGGTCCCGCAAAGACGCCACAGGGTGATCATCGTCGGCATCCGCTCCGACCTTGCGGGCAAGGCTGCGAGCACCGAGATTGCTGTTTCGGGTCTGCCGCGAACGGTCAGCGACGTTATCGGGACGATGCCCAACCTGCGCAGCGGCATTAGTCGGGGTCGAGACGATTCATCGGCGTGGCGAGACGAGGTTGTCGAAGCGGCGAAACTACTGGCCAAAATCCATAAGGGGAAAGAGAATGCTCCGCTTCGGGAGGCATTCTCATCCGTTGCCAAGCGAATGAAGTCGGAAGCGCAGAGACGTCGGACAGCGTCATGCCAGCCGGATGGCTATGGCACCTCAAACGATGAATTGCTGCGCTGGATTGAGCGGCCAGAATTGCGCACCATTGCCCAGCACGAAACACGCGGGCACATGCCCTCGGATCTTGGAAGGTATCTGTTCGCCGCTGTGTTCGGGGCAGTGCGTCGCTACAGCCCGAAGGCCGCCGATTTTCCCCTCGCGCTTAGCCCGGATCATCGGAACTGGCACAGCGGCGTCTTCAACGACCGATTTCGAGTCCAACTGGCCGATGCGGCAGCCACTACGGTAACCAGCCATATCTCCAAGGATGGACATTACTTCATCCATCCTGACCCTATGCAGTGCCGCAGCCTGACCGTGCGCGAGGCCGCTCGGCTACAAACCTTTCCTGACGACTATCTGTTCCTCGGCAATCGGACCCAGCAATACGTCCAAGTGGGGAATGCCGTACCTCCCTTCCTCGCACGGCAAATCGCAGCTTTGCTAGGGACAGTCCTATCCTGAATACTGGGCATAAAGTCAGATTTTGGCACACTGAACTCGGGTTAATACGCCGCTTGCTTTAAAGAAGGCATCACCCTTGCCAGTCAGGGACTCCGCCCCAGGATCGTCCATGATGACTCGGCTTTCGGTAGAGCTTTTGACGCGCAATGCGATTTGCGCGGGGAGGTTTGACCGCAAGTTGGTGCTGATTACCGAGGCATCTGGCTTCTGGGTGGCAATTATTACGTGAATTCCCGCAGCGCGGGCTTTCTGAGCAAGACGCTTCAAATGTCCTTCAATTGTCTTTTTTGCGTCCGGCTCTGATGTCAAATCAGCGTATTCGTCTAAAACGATAATCCACCTCGGAATTCGCTCACCCTCGGCTACATTTGCGTTGAAGTCTCCGATCGTTCTGACCTTCGCGTTCTTGAAACTTGCATAACGGGCCTGCATTTCCTCTACGGCGCGGAGAAGAATCCCGATTGCATCCTCTTCGTCCCAGCCAATCTCTCCATCGAGATGTTCAGATTCTGAAAGATGCTCGAGCTCGGTTCCCTTCGGATCGATTAGCTGCAGCCTTACTTCATCCGGTGTGTAGTGCTGGGTAATACCGGCTAGGATTGTATTGAGGGCTTCAGATTTACCACTCCCGGTGGTGCCGCCGATGAGGAGATGCGGCGAGTTGGAGGAGGTGAAGTCGATTTCAACGACGTTTCCGAAGCGATCCTCTCCCAAGGGCACCCTGAGGCCAAACTCAGGACGTTTCCAGCGCGACCAGAGATCCGATGCTTCCACAAAATACCGGTCCTTGTCCAACTTGGGTACATCAATGGTGACGTAGCCCTTGTCTATGTCGAACCGCATATCCTGAGCGGCGTCCAGCTCCAGGGCAAGCTTGAGGGCGTCATGCTGGGCAGACAGCTTGTTCGGTGCCACGCCCTTTCCTGGACGAACCCTGAAGAGAATTGATGCGGGGTGACGTTGCCCCCTCTGCCTAATCCAGTTTGAGGTAGACTCTGGCCTAACCGAAAGGACCAGAGATGAAGCGCAGCAGGTTCACCGAGGATCAGATCATCGGCATTCTGAAGGAGCACGAGGCGGGGGATTTCCGTTGCCGATCTTTGCCGTAAGCACGGCGTCAGCGATGCGACCGTTTACAAGTGGAAAGCCAAGTATGGCGGCATGGATGTCAGCGAGGCGAAGCGTCTGAAGGCGCTTGAGGATGAGAACGGCAGGCTGAAGAAGCTGCTGGCCGACTCCATGCTCGACAATTCGGCCTTGAAGGATCTGCTCGGAAAAAAGTGGTGACGCCCGCCGCGAAGCGGCAAGCGGTCGCGCATCTAGTGGCAAGTCACGAGATGAGCGAACGGCGGGCGTGCCGGGTGATCGGCTGTTGCCGGATGACCATGCGGTATGAGGTGGTCCGCCAAGACGACCCTGTGCTGCGCGAGCGGCTGAAAGAATTGGCAAAGGTCCGGCGCCGGTTCGGGTATCGTCGGTTGCATGTCTTCCTGCGGCGCGAGGGCCACGAGGTCAACCACAAGCGCCTGTTTCGCATCTACCGCGAAGAGCAGTTGCATGTCCGTCGCCGGGGCGGGCGCAAGCGGGCCATGGGCACACGGGCCCCGATGGTGCTGCCTTTGCTGCCAAACCAGCGCTGGTCGCTGGACTTCGTGTCAGACCAGCTGACCGATGGCCGCCGGTTCCGGATCATGACCGTGGTCGATGACTGCACGCGGGAATGCTTGGCGCTGATCGCGGACACGTCGCTCTCGGGGGCAAGGGTGGCGCGGGAACTGGCGACGCTGTTCGACACCCGCGGCAAGCCTCAGACGGTGGTCAGTGACAATGGAACCGAGTTCACCTCGAATGCGATCCTCAAATTCGTGGATGACCGCAAGTTTGACTGGCATTACATCGCGCCCGGAAAGCCGACCCAGAATGCCTTCATCGAAAGCTTCAACGGTCGCCTGCGAGACGAACTCTTGAACGAAACGCTGTTCCCGTCCCTGCACCATGCCCGCGCAACGCTGGTCGCCTGGCGCACGGACTACAACACCGAACGCCCCCCACTCCCGCCTCAGCTGGCAGACCCCAGCCGAGTTTGCCGAAACCTTCACCCCGCAACGGGGCCTGACGCTGCGCAATCCGCAAAGCTCCGCGCCAGCCCCCGTTGCCCAACCCGCCCAAATGGGCAAAACTCAGTCCCGGAGTCTCGCTCACGCTGGATAAAAGTTGGGGGCAACGTCAATATGTCTGTATCGAGCCGGTAAGCCATGTTGCGGGGGCGAGTTCATTTTTTCGGGGTGCTGGAAGAGAACTTTGGAGACTGCAACCGCGCCAACAAGTGCGGGCTTCCGTTTCGCTTCTTTTTTCCGATCTTAATAATGCATGAGCTGACAGGATAGAGTTTTACCATCGCCACCCGCACAAGGCCTTTGGCGGCTAACCACCGGTCGTGGTCCACTCATTATAAATCGACGCAACGCAACCGGATCAGCAGGAGCAAAAAGGAGCTTAAAAAGCGCGAGCTCCGTCCAAGCGATGGGGGGCACGTCAGAGTTGCCTGAAGCTCTTGGGCGAGCGGATCATGTCCCGAGACCACCGACCGCCATACCGCCGAAATCCAGAACCGAATCGCCATCATGAACCGCCTCTCGGCCCTCGGCAGGGCCAAAATCGAGGCCATGGCATGAAGGACCACGGGAAAGGGCCCTTCACCCCGAGAGCTCATTTTCGCAACAACTCCGACACACGGTATCGGTGACGGCGTGCAGATTGAGTTCATACCGCCTCAAACCGATCAGGCGGCCACCCACCCAGTTTTTTCGTAGTCAGGCTCGAAACTGGGCGATGCGTCTTGGAATAAGTTGCAGCGCCTTCCCTTTCATGATGTTGCTTTTTGTTTTGGCTTAAGGTCTGTTTAGCGGGAACGTGAATGACTGGGGTTCCGCCTTAACTGGGTCGAACCGGAGAGGACTTAGTGAACAAGATTTCTGCCAGCGCCGCCGCCTGTTTCGCCGCCATTCTCGCCGCCGCACCGTTGCTTGCCGCTCCGTTAACCGATGAGCAGCGCGCTGCCATTGAAGAAGGTGTTGCCGCCTACGAGCCCCGCATGATGGATGTCGCGCAGCAGATCTGGCAGAATCCGGAATTGGGTTATTTGGAAACAGAGACCGCTGCCCTGTTGATCTCCGAACTTGAAGGGCACGGTTTTCTGACGGAGGCAGGCGTCGGAGACATGCCGACCGCCTTCGTCGCCCGTCGTGGCAGCGGCGATGGACCTGTCATCGCCATTCTCGCCGAAATGGACGCGCTTCCAGGCTTTTCGCAGGCAGCTGTCCCGCATGAAGAGGCTGTCGCAGGCCTTTCCAGTGGCCATGCATGTGGTCACCACCTCTTTGGCGCTGGCTCGGTTGCAGCCGCCATCGCACTGGCAGATTACGCCGAGGCCCAGGGCCTGGCTGGTGAAGTCAGGCTCTATGGCACCCCCGCAGAAGAAGGCGGCTCCGGAAAGGCTTACCTGGCCCGCTCGGGAGCTTTAGACGATGTGGATGCGGTGCTGCATTGGCACCCCGGCGGCTCCAATAGCGCTTCACAGGGAGCATCACTTTCCAATGTGAGCGCCAAGTTCCGTTACCGCGGTCAGGCTGCCCATGCCGCACTCGCCCCCGATCAAGGACGCTCCGCGCTTGATGCGCTGGAAGCAACCACATTCATGATCAACCTCATGCGCGAGCATGTTCCTCAGGAGGCGCGAATTCACTATGTGATCTCGAACGGTGGGGCCGCTCCAAACGTTGTGCCTGACTTCGCCGAGCTATATCTCTATGTGCGCCATCAGGATCCCGCCGTAGTGGCTGATATCTACGCGCGCATCCAGCGGGCAGCTGAGGGTGCCGCAATGGGCACTGAAACAGAGGTCGAGTTTGAGCGGATCAGCGGCGTTTATTCGGTCCTGCCCAACGACACCCTCGGCCGACTGATGGACCAGAACCTTCGGGCCGCCACGCCTATCGAATGGGACGCTGACGAAACCGCTTTTGCCAGGGAACTTCAGGCGACGCTTCGCAAGCAGCCGGACATCTCGGAGGC encodes:
- a CDS encoding FtsK/SpoIIIE domain-containing protein produces the protein MAPNKLSAQHDALKLALELDAAQDMRFDIDKGYVTIDVPKLDKDRYFVEASDLWSRWKRPEFGLRVPLGEDRFGNVVEIDFTSSNSPHLLIGGTTGSGKSEALNTILAGITQHYTPDEVRLQLIDPKGTELEHLSESEHLDGEIGWDEEDAIGILLRAVEEMQARYASFKNAKVRTIGDFNANVAEGERIPRWIIVLDEYADLTSEPDAKKTIEGHLKRLAQKARAAGIHVIIATQKPDASVISTNLRSNLPAQIALRVKSSTESRVIMDDPGAESLTGKGDAFFKASGVLTRVQCAKI
- a CDS encoding very short patch repair endonuclease, whose protein sequence is MTDIVDKQTRSRMMAGIKGKDTKPELVLRRALHARGFRYRLHSKNVPGRPDLVFPKHHAIVFVHGCFWHRHEGCRYTTTPSTRSEFWQAKFDANVIRDAAIRDQLIETGWRVATVWECSLRKTDQLAATVEVLAAWLLSDSRQLEIGEKDIKHSE
- a CDS encoding amidohydrolase, whose product is MNKISASAAACFAAILAAAPLLAAPLTDEQRAAIEEGVAAYEPRMMDVAQQIWQNPELGYLETETAALLISELEGHGFLTEAGVGDMPTAFVARRGSGDGPVIAILAEMDALPGFSQAAVPHEEAVAGLSSGHACGHHLFGAGSVAAAIALADYAEAQGLAGEVRLYGTPAEEGGSGKAYLARSGALDDVDAVLHWHPGGSNSASQGASLSNVSAKFRYRGQAAHAALAPDQGRSALDALEATTFMINLMREHVPQEARIHYVISNGGAAPNVVPDFAELYLYVRHQDPAVVADIYARIQRAAEGAAMGTETEVEFERISGVYSVLPNDTLGRLMDQNLRAATPIEWDADETAFARELQATLRKQPDISEAFEIEDYDFGGVGYYSSDVGDVSWIAPTVGLSTATFVPGTPQHSWQAVAAGGMSIGHKGTAYAARALAATGAELLQTPELIDQAKAEFLNAWGEGFEYEALVGDRMPPLDYRVE
- a CDS encoding DNA cytosine methyltransferase, which codes for MSATFGIVDLFAGPGGLGEGFASLVEDGHAPFRIGISVEKEASAHRTLTLRAFLREYQALHGALPDQFIDFHAGLVPEPDWSAVDAEAWQLAIDEARALELGTEAAATAIDGAIAKLRKNHDDTILIGGPPCQAYSLVGRARAKGKIGYVPEEDERHYLFREYIRVLDRLRPAAFVMENVKGMLSSTVESRLVFEMLMEDLSSLGTGQGHHYDLLAVRVVDGKASLQEAARPSDFIVRAEEFGVPQRRHRVIIVGIRSDLAGKAASTEIAVSGLPRTVSDVIGTMPNLRSGISRGRDDSSAWRDEVVEAAKLLAKIHKGKENAPLREAFSSVAKRMKSEAQRRRTASCQPDGYGTSNDELLRWIERPELRTIAQHETRGHMPSDLGRYLFAAVFGAVRRYSPKAADFPLALSPDHRNWHSGVFNDRFRVQLADAAATTVTSHISKDGHYFIHPDPMQCRSLTVREAARLQTFPDDYLFLGNRTQQYVQVGNAVPPFLARQIAALLGTVLS